The following coding sequences lie in one Flavobacterium sp. 20NA77.7 genomic window:
- the tsaB gene encoding tRNA (adenosine(37)-N6)-threonylcarbamoyltransferase complex dimerization subunit type 1 TsaB, producing MALIVNIETATKNCSVALAKDGKTVVLKEIAEENFSHAEKLHLFIASLFEETGYEYKDLQAVAVSQGPGSYTGLRIGVSAAKGFCYALSIPMIAVDTLLVLAKKIEIKEGIIIPMIDARRMEAYTAIFDANYTKIRSTAAEVIDESSYQDLPQAIHLIGDGAMKFKHILTSEAFHFHPEIHYPSAQEMSALSFEKFKQNDFVDVAYFEPFYLKDFVLNR from the coding sequence ATGGCGTTGATCGTAAATATTGAAACAGCTACCAAAAATTGTTCCGTAGCTTTAGCAAAAGATGGCAAAACGGTAGTCCTTAAAGAAATTGCAGAAGAAAATTTTTCACATGCAGAAAAATTGCATCTATTTATAGCATCTTTATTTGAAGAAACAGGTTACGAATATAAAGATTTGCAAGCTGTTGCTGTTAGCCAAGGACCAGGCTCTTATACTGGATTACGCATTGGTGTTTCTGCAGCAAAAGGATTTTGTTATGCCTTATCAATTCCAATGATTGCAGTTGATACACTTTTAGTATTAGCTAAAAAAATCGAAATAAAAGAAGGGATTATTATTCCTATGATTGATGCTAGAAGAATGGAAGCTTATACAGCAATTTTTGATGCAAATTATACTAAAATTAGAAGCACAGCAGCCGAAGTTATTGACGAAAGTTCGTATCAAGATTTACCTCAAGCCATTCATCTTATAGGTGATGGCGCAATGAAATTTAAACATATACTTACATCAGAGGCGTTTCATTTTCATCCCGAAATACACTATCCATCTGCACAAGAAATGAGTGCTTTGTCCTTCGAAAAATTTAAACAAAATGACTTTGTAGATGTAGCTTACTTTGAGCCTTTTTATTTAAAAGATTTTGTATTAAATAGGTAA
- a CDS encoding efflux RND transporter periplasmic adaptor subunit, whose protein sequence is MSKKKIIILSSVALVAIFTLIVLKKKGVIGSNDDSKVVETAKVESMTIIETVSATGKIQPEVEVKISSEVSGEVIALNVKEGQQVKKGDLLVKINPDIYESGVNRTVASLSTTKAGVNQADAQVKEAKANYDRNKKLFDKGVISKAEWDRIVSAYEVATAAKQSAYYQMKSASANVTEANDNLKRTSIFAPADGTISKLDVELGERVMGTQGMASTELMRIANLNNMEVEVDVNENDIVKVNIGDSAKVEVDAYLKRKFEGIVTSISNSATSATTADQVTNFKVKVRLSKESYQDLLAGKPTNFSPFRPGMTATVDIITKRSVNVLGVPIGAVVIKEDTTATKKDIVAELEKEEAKEKGKAPKKDEKFECVFVKIGDKAKLKVVKTGIQDDTNIEIISGLKKGDEIIVGPYSMVSKELMPNDKVRQETQKDKDKKAKS, encoded by the coding sequence ATGTCAAAAAAGAAAATTATAATCTTAAGTAGTGTAGCCTTAGTAGCTATCTTTACTTTAATTGTTCTTAAAAAGAAAGGTGTTATTGGTAGCAATGATGATAGCAAAGTTGTAGAAACAGCAAAAGTTGAATCAATGACAATAATAGAAACCGTTTCTGCTACAGGAAAAATTCAACCAGAAGTAGAAGTTAAAATTTCTTCTGAAGTTTCGGGTGAAGTTATTGCTTTAAATGTTAAAGAAGGACAACAGGTTAAAAAAGGCGATTTACTTGTGAAAATAAACCCCGATATTTATGAATCAGGAGTAAATAGAACAGTTGCTTCTTTGTCAACTACAAAAGCAGGTGTTAATCAAGCAGATGCGCAAGTTAAAGAAGCAAAAGCAAATTACGATAGAAATAAAAAACTATTTGATAAAGGTGTAATTTCAAAAGCTGAATGGGACCGAATTGTATCTGCTTATGAAGTAGCAACAGCAGCAAAACAATCGGCATATTATCAAATGAAATCTGCATCGGCTAATGTTACTGAAGCGAATGATAATTTAAAAAGAACCTCAATTTTTGCACCAGCTGATGGTACTATTTCTAAATTGGATGTAGAACTTGGTGAACGCGTAATGGGTACACAAGGGATGGCAAGTACAGAATTAATGCGTATTGCTAATCTAAACAACATGGAAGTAGAAGTAGATGTAAATGAAAATGATATCGTTAAAGTGAATATTGGAGATTCTGCAAAAGTTGAAGTTGATGCCTATTTAAAACGAAAATTTGAAGGTATTGTAACAAGTATTTCAAACTCGGCTACTAGCGCTACCACAGCAGACCAAGTAACTAATTTTAAAGTAAAAGTGCGTTTATCAAAAGAATCTTATCAAGATTTATTAGCAGGTAAACCAACAAATTTTTCACCATTTAGACCAGGTATGACGGCTACTGTAGACATTATCACTAAACGAAGTGTTAATGTTTTAGGCGTGCCAATTGGAGCGGTAGTGATAAAAGAAGATACAACGGCAACCAAGAAAGACATTGTTGCAGAACTTGAAAAAGAAGAGGCTAAAGAAAAAGGTAAAGCCCCTAAAAAAGACGAAAAGTTTGAGTGTGTGTTTGTAAAAATAGGGGATAAGGCAAAATTAAAAGTTGTAAAGACAGGTATTCAGGACGACACCAATATTGAAATAATTTCTGGCTTGAAAAAAGGAGACGAAATAATTGTAGGGCCTTATTCTATGGTAAGCAAAGAGTTGATGCCAAATGATAAAGTGCGTCAAGAAACTCAGAAAGACAAAGACAAAAAAGCGAAAAGTTAG
- a CDS encoding TolC family protein — protein sequence MKYFKFVILFLLISTLSWSQTKKWTLRECVDYAIVNNISVKQSELDLQNTNIAKKDAIGNFMPNFNISSSHSWNIGLNQNITTGLLQNQTTQFTAANLNANIDVFKGMQNINQLRKANLSLIASQYQLTKIQEDIALNVANAYLQILFNKENLKVQKEQKALTQKQLNRTNELVEAGNVPKGDLLDVQATLAGINQRLIAAENTLFLSKLSLAQLLQLPDFQNFDIAEDNIPGMLSVIENETAESILAKAKENRTELKIAKTNMDIAQKDIQIAKGAYLPSLTGFYGYNTRASNADRVLGVDAGGNFITGSALPIFQQFDKNKGQNFGVQLSLPIFNGFAVKNNVARSKVAFERSKLAYSQQELTLERNVFTAYSDCKAAKESYQAALTTLKARELAMNYAKERYEIGMMNVFDYNQAQTTYVNAQSEVLRTKYDYIFRIKILEFYFGIPLIEKQ from the coding sequence GTCCCAAACCAAAAAATGGACGTTGAGAGAATGTGTAGATTATGCCATTGTTAATAATATTTCAGTGAAACAATCTGAATTAGATTTGCAAAACACAAACATTGCAAAGAAAGATGCAATTGGTAATTTTATGCCAAATTTTAACATTTCGTCTTCTCACTCTTGGAATATTGGTTTAAATCAAAATATTACAACGGGTTTATTGCAAAATCAGACGACACAGTTTACAGCAGCAAATTTAAACGCAAATATTGATGTGTTTAAAGGAATGCAAAATATAAATCAACTGCGAAAAGCAAATTTATCTTTAATTGCTTCTCAATACCAATTGACAAAAATTCAAGAAGATATTGCGTTAAATGTAGCGAATGCCTATTTGCAAATTTTATTTAATAAAGAAAATCTAAAAGTTCAAAAAGAACAAAAAGCGTTAACGCAAAAGCAACTTAATCGCACTAATGAATTAGTAGAAGCGGGTAATGTTCCTAAAGGTGATTTACTTGATGTGCAAGCTACATTAGCAGGAATCAATCAAAGACTAATAGCTGCTGAAAATACTTTATTTTTATCAAAGTTAAGCCTAGCACAATTATTACAATTACCAGATTTTCAAAATTTTGATATTGCAGAAGATAATATTCCAGGTATGTTGTCTGTCATTGAAAATGAAACAGCGGAGTCTATTTTAGCAAAAGCAAAAGAAAATAGAACAGAGTTGAAAATTGCTAAAACCAACATGGATATTGCTCAAAAGGATATTCAAATTGCAAAAGGTGCTTATTTGCCCTCGCTTACAGGATTTTATGGTTACAATACAAGAGCGTCAAATGCCGATAGAGTATTAGGTGTAGATGCTGGCGGAAATTTTATAACAGGATCTGCATTACCTATATTTCAACAATTTGATAAAAATAAAGGTCAAAATTTTGGTGTGCAATTGAGTTTGCCAATTTTTAACGGGTTTGCTGTAAAAAATAATGTAGCACGATCAAAAGTAGCTTTTGAAAGAAGTAAATTAGCTTATAGCCAACAAGAGTTAACACTTGAACGAAATGTATTCACGGCTTATTCAGATTGTAAAGCAGCAAAAGAAAGTTATCAAGCCGCTTTAACAACCTTAAAGGCTAGAGAATTAGCTATGAATTATGCAAAAGAGAGGTATGAAATAGGTATGATGAATGTCTTTGATTACAATCAGGCACAAACTACTTATGTAAATGCCCAGTCAGAAGTATTACGCACAAAGTATGATTACATTTTTAGAATAAAAATTTTAGAATTTTATTTTGGAATTCCTTTAATAGAAAAACAATAA